A single window of Cottoperca gobio chromosome 9, fCotGob3.1, whole genome shotgun sequence DNA harbors:
- the gcn1 gene encoding LOW QUALITY PROTEIN: eIF-2-alpha kinase activator GCN1 (The sequence of the model RefSeq protein was modified relative to this genomic sequence to represent the inferred CDS: deleted 3 bases in 2 codons) translates to MAADTQVSDTLKKFAVKVTTASVKERKEIFGALKLCIKGKELPEPAIKGLCKLFCLTPHRYRDAASRRELLSVIAQLAESQPDVLVSCLLHCLLNSGVISKNGEPSKSTGSAAFIGLSWTCLLVPGVFSAPEKKEGPVWKKMVEVQSLLVAEVMGGAKNTAQKSTLKNLSHLWKENPGLVDQYISTLLSLEQSATPLVLLGVCFDFCTAQKDKATLEKHKSALLDLYIKSVLMSKTKPQQHILDKSGSFLRHVSHAEFKALLLPALQKTMLRSPENAMQTVSCLLSALTLDLSQYGMDIGKAIASQLKANNVQLMEEAVQAMQNLAQQCSDPSAVQDIVTHLFKILGGSEGKLTVVAQKMSVLSGIASCSHHAVSGTSSQTLSSAVAVMFIPYLQQEVHEATLVQAVSVLSRWSGRLTVEVPTALLDWFKKAFTLKTSTSLVRHAYLQAMLGAFRGDTLALAQDLVPLLLQSVEKAAAQNSQHALLAEGVAASVLLSRLALLETQTEAKYSSFWSLILDEKKPLFTTEKFLSQANDETLLTVLLLCERLILDHAHRLSTGKSHMYHRATVAVLLSRSWRVRKRTQQTIRKLLSSLGGSSLARGLLGELRVVINKHKVLPQDVLVLESGELTELGRSYTPPRVLLDALFVVCSAAGQWGDPTEAENLAMEILIVTHHPSIVGARCGLWPVLLLSMNIKAEEFIEKNLETVLPHLLEASADGQAVKNAVGALSGLSPTKLLPRVIAHVMEGLSKPALLHITREEYAIMLTPEGELYDNSIVQSAQKESTKKVNMKRENKAYSYKEQIIELELQAELNKKKGIKEELQLSSKQKEMMQIQQDREAAIRKRLQGLDVELQSVVGLLEATLIERPAQITIELPAVLQSLIPLLQSPLAAPRVMQVFLDIGVCLMPKHFHYLAMLVGHVTLRLLKPECDLDEAWEQEDLDTAAQRTILLLHNHTVPQRDGKTDVAPLSAPAFSVCFPLLNAVVRESSDGMEEEEYLMIRALQVITEHSQLRAADSNDFLIDENGPELLPRVSMLLLLTRVISTATPRLQVLASQCLTALCASAGGGDGCTVAEQQEIDVLLNALLSPCFCVRDAALRGLLEMEFALPTESSEASGLSLLRRLWVTRFDVEEECRDLSERLWESLALELVPELCSLLIGDVTHHEEAVRSAAAEALSSAVSQYRDQSATVLGQLIELYHKKLYRPPPVLDALGRVISEAPPDQWEARGGIALALNKLSQFLDVLQVTPLFLFFVPDALNDRHTEVRRCMLDAALSALNTHGKDNVSCLLPVFEEFLKDAPQDASYDSVRQSVVILMGSLAKHLDKNDPKVKPIVAKLITALSTPSQQVQESVAGCLPPLVPAIKEDAAGIVKNLLQLLLESDKYAERKGAAYGLAGLVKGLGILALKQQGIMATLTDGIQDKKNFRRREGQMLWPTMFGKLFEPMLVHVWPHLLLCFGDGNQYVREAADDCAKAVMRNLSAHGVKLVLPSLLVALEEESWRTKAGSVELLGAMAFCAPKQLSSCLPSIVPKLTEVLTDSHVKVQKAGQQALRLIGSVIRNPEILAITPILLDALTDPSRRTQTCLQTLLDTKFVHFIDAPSLALIMPIVQRAFQDRSTDTRKMAAQIIGNMYSLTDQKDLSPYLPSVIPGLKASLLDPVPEVRTVSAKALGAMVKGMGESCYDDLLPWLMETLASEQSSVDRSGAAQGLAEVMAGLGVEKLDKLMPDVVQTASKIDIASHVRDGYIMMFIYLPLTFGDRFTPYVGPIIPCILKALADENEYVRDTALRAGQRIISMYAETAIALLLPELEQGLFDDLWRIRFSSVQLLGDLLFHISGVTGKMTTETACEDDNFGTAASNKAIIGALGGERRNRVLSGLYMGRSDTQLVVRQASLHVWKIVVSNTPRTLREILPTLFTLLLGFLASTCPDKRTIAARTLGDLVRKLGEKILPEIIPILEQGLRSDKSDERQGVCIGLSEIMKSTSKDAVLVFSESLVPTVRKALCDPLEEVREAAAKTFEQLHATIGHQALDDILPTLLKQLDDEDTAEFALDGLKQVMAVKSRSVLPYLVPKLTAPPVNTRVLAFLSAVAGDALTRHLGVILPALLSSLKGKLGTEDEAQELCSCQTVILSVEDDLGQRIIIDDLLESTRGADPGIRQAAVTVLNAYFARTRLDYSAHTRNLLSGLIRLLNDTNPDILAQSWDTINSITKRLDASSQLAMIDDLHRDIKSVAADVKGQHLPGFCLPKKGVTCILPILREGVLTGTPEQKEEAAKALGGIIKLTSPEALRPSVINITGPLIRILGDRFAWTVKTALLETLTLLLAKVGIALKPFLPQLQTTFLKALQDSSRAVRLKAAEALGQLVSIHTKVDPLFTEQLSAIRNAEDAGVRETMLQALRFVIQGAGSKVDAAIRKNITTTLLGMLGHDEDATRMASAGCVGELCAFMSEEELKSVLHQHILADVSGVDWMVRHGRSLAMAIAVKCAPETLCGDEYCDSVTETILTNATADRIPIATSGIRAMGYLMRHQLRTEGGSSVPQRFITQLVKCLQNQSSDIRLVSERVLWWVFKEAATPSMEASLIKPLLKSLLDNTKDKNTSVRAQSEHTIINLLRLRQGEETMQSVSAILDSASNDLLSECHRRSLKKIACQPDSNEEIDDTILT, encoded by the exons GTTTCAGACACACTGAAGAAATTTGCTGTGAAAGTGACGACAGCCAGTGTGAAAGAGCGCAAGGAGATATTCGGGGCGCTGAAACTGTGTATAAAGGGCAAAG AGTTACCTGAACCTGCCATCAAAGGATTGTGCAAGCTCTTCTGTCTCACTCCACACAGATATCG ggaTGCTGCATCACGCAGAGAGCTCCTCTCTGTCATCGCCCAGCTGGCTGAGAGTCAGCCGGACGTCCTGGTGAGCTGCCTCCTCCACTGCCTGCTGAACAGCGGGGTCATCAGCAAAAATGGAGAGCCCAG TAAAAGCACGGGCTCGGCTGCCTTCATCGGCTTGTCCTGGACCTGCCTTCTAGTCCCCGGCGTGTTTTCTGCCCCGGAGAAGAAAGAAGGACCCGTCTGGAAGAAAATG GTGGAGGTTCAGAGCCTTCTTGTAGCTGAAGTGATGGGTGGAGCCAAGAACACGGCTCAGAAATCCACCCTCAAGAACCTGAGCCACCTCTGGAAGGAA AACCCCGGGCTGGTGGATCAGTACATCAGCACGCTGTTGAGTCTGGAGCAGAGCGCCACCCCTCTGGTGCTGCTGGGCGTGTGCTTCGACTTCTGCACGGCTCAGAAAGACAAAGCTACACTAGAGAAGCACAAG agtgCCCTGCTGGACCTGTATATAAAGTCGGTCCTTATGagcaaaacaaaaccacaacagcacattttggacaaaagcgGCTCCTTCCTGCGCCACGTGTCCCACGCTGAGTTCAAGGCGCTGCTCCTCCCCGCTCTGCAGAAGACGATGCTCCGCAGTCCAGAGAACGCGATGCAGA CCGTGTCCTGCCTGCTGTCGGCGTTAACTCTCGACCTCAGTCAGTATGGCATGGATATCGGAAAGGCCATCGCAA GCCAGCTGAAGGCTAATAATGTGCAGCTGATGGAGGAGGCGGTCCAGGCCATGCAGAACTTGGCCCAGCAGTGCAGTGACCCCTCCGCCGTGCAGGACATCGTCACTCACCTCTTCAAGATCCTCGGAG GGTCCGAGGGGAAGCTCACCGTTGTTGCCCAAAAGATGAGTGTGTTGTCAG GGATCGCCAGCTGCAGCCATCACGCCGTGTCCGGAACCTCCAGCCAGACTCTGAGCTCTGCCGTCGCCGTGATGTTCATCCCGTATTTACAGCAAGAAG TTCACGAGGCGACCTTAGTGCAGGCCGTGTCTGTGCTCTCCCGGTGGAGCGGCCGCCTCACAGTGGAAGTTCCCACCGCTCTGCTGGATTGGTTCAAGAAAGCTTTCACCCTGAAGACCTCCACCTCCCTGGTGCGACACGCCTACCTTCAGGCCATGCTGGGGGCCTTCAGAG GTGACACTCTGGCCCTGGCCCAGGACCTCGTGCCGCTGCTCCTCCAATCTGTGGAGAAGGCTGCGGCACAgaactcccagcatgctctgCTCGCAGAAGGTGTGGCAGCTTCTGTTCTTCTGAGTCGTCTGGCCCTGCTGGAGACGCAGACGG aggcGAAGTACTCCAGCTTCTGGAGCCTGATCTTAGACGAGAAGAAGCCACTTTTCACCACGGAGAAGTTCCTCTCCCAGGCCAACGACGAAA CTCTGCTCACCGTGCTGCTGCTCTGCGAGAGGCTCATCCTGGACCACGCTCACAGGCTCAGCACCGGCAAGTCACA TATGTATCATCGCGCCACGGTTGCGGTCCTGCTGTCTCGGAGCTGGCGTGTGAGGAAGCGGACTCAGCAGACGATCAGGAAGCTGCTCTCGTCTCTGGGTGGATCCAGTCTGGCCCGTGGCCTTCTGGGAGAACTCCGCGTGGTcatcaacaaacacaaa GTTTTGCCCCAAGACGTCCTGGTGTTGGAGTCCGGAGAGCTGACTGAGCTGGGCCGCAGCTACACCCCCCCTCGTGTCCTGCTGGACgcgctgtttgttgtttgctcTGCCGCCGGCCAATGGGGCGACCCCACCGAAGCAGAGAACCTGGCCATGGAGATCCTCATAGTCactcatcatccatccatcg TGGGAGCGCGCTGCGGCCTCTGGCCCGTTCTGCTCCTCTCCATGAACATCAAAGCAGAAGAATTCATAGAGAAGAATCTGGAGACCGTTCTGCCTCATCTACTGGAGGCCAGCGCTGACGGCCAG GCGGTGAAAAACGCGGTCGGTGCCCTCTCTGGCCTCTCCCCCACCAAACTGTTACCGCGGGTCATCGCTCACGTCATGGAGGGGCTTTCAAAACCCGCTCTTCTTCACATCACCCGGGAGGAGTACGCCATCATGCTGACACCCGAGGGAGAACTGTACGACAACAGCATCGTCCAGAG TGCACAGAAGGAAAGCACCAAGAAGGTCAacatgaagagagagaacaaggcGTACTCCTACAAGGAACAGATCATTGAGCTGGAGCTGCAGGCG GAGCTCAATAAGAAGAAAGGCATCAAAGAAGAATTGCAGCTGAGCAGCAAACAGAAGGAAATGATGCAGATCCAGCAGGACAGGGAGGCCGCTATCCGCAAGAGACTTCAAGGG CTGGACGTGGAGTTGCAGAGCGTGGTGGGTCTGCTGGAAGCCACTCTGATAGAGAGACCCGCTCAGATCACCATAGAGCTCCCTGCGGTCCTCCAGAGTCTCATCCCCCTGCTGCAGTCCCCTCTGGCTGCTCCGCGCGTCATGCAGGTCTTCTTGGACATCGGCGTGTGCCTCATGCCCAAACACTTTCACTATCTCG CCATGCTCGTGGGACATGTGACTTTACGATTGCTGAAGCCAGAGTGTGATCTGGACGAGGCCTGGGAACAGGAGGACCTGGACACTGCAGCCCAGCGCACCATACTGCTGCTGCACAACCACACGGTCCCACAGAGAGACGGCAAAACTG ACGTGGCTCCGCTGTCTGCTCCAGCGTTCTCCGTCTGCTTCCCGCTCCTCAACGCGGTGGTGAGGGAGTCTTCAGACggcatggaggaggaggagtaccTGATGATCCGAGCCCTGCAAGTCATCACCGAACACTCGCAGCTCCGGGCCGCAGACAGCAATGACTTCCTTATAGACGAG AACGGCCCCGAGCTGCTTCCCCGTGTgagcatgctgctgctgctgaccagAGTGATTTCCACAGCGACGCCGAGACTCCAG GTGTTGGCGTCTCAGTGCCTGACCGCGCTGTGCGCCAGTGCCGGAGGAGGAGACGGCTGCACGgtggcagagcagcaggagatCGACGTGCTGCTCAACGCCCTCCTCTCACCCTGCTTCTGTGTCCGCGATGCTGCCCTCAGG GGATTGCTGGAGATGGAGTTTGCTCTGCCCACAGAGAGCTCGGAGGCCAGCGGGCTGAGT TTGCTGCGCAGGCTTTGGGTCACCAGGTTTGATGTTGAGGAGGAGTGCAGAGACTTGTCTGAAAG gctcTGGGAGTCTCTGGCTCTGGAGTTGGTCCCTGAGCTCTGCTCCCTGCTGATCGGAGACGTCACTCACCACGAGGAGGCGGTCCGCTCTGCTGCAGCCGAGGCTCTGTCCAGCGCCGTGTCCCAGTACAGAGACCAGTCTGCCACCGTGTTGGGCCAGCTCATCGAGCTCTACCACAAGAAGCTCTAT AGACCGCCTCCTGTGCTGGATGCTCTGGGCAGAGTCATCTCTGAAGCTCCACCTGACCAATGGGAGGCCAG AGGTGGCATCGCTCTGGCTCTGAACAAGCTGTCCCAGTTCCTGGACGTGTTGCAGGTCacgcctctcttcctcttctttgttCCTGACGCTCTGAACGACCGCCACACTGAGGTGCGGCGCTGCATGCTGGACGCTGCCCTCTCTGCGCTCAACACACACGGAAAG GACAATGTGAGCTGCCTGCTGCCAGTGTTCGAGGAGTTTCTAAAGGACGCCCCGCAGGACGCCAGCTACGACTCCGTCCGTCAGAGTGTGGTTATCCTCATGGGCTCCTTGGCCAAACATCTGGATAAAAATGACCCCAAGGTCAAACCCATCGTGGCCAAACTCATCACCGCTCTGTCGACACCTTCACAGCAG GTCCAGGAGTCTGTGGCCGGCTGTTTGCCTCCTTTAGTCCCCGCCATCAAGGAGGACGCTGCAGGGATCGTGAAgaacctgctgcagctgctgctggagagcGACAAGTACGCAGAGAGGAAGGGGGCGGCCTACGGACTCGCCGGACTCGTCAAAGGTCTCGGGATCCTGGCGCTCAAACAGCAGGGCATCATGGCCACGCTGACCGACGGCATCCAGGACAAGAAGAACTTCAGGCGCAGGGAAGGTCA GATGCTGTGGCCAACTATGTTTGGGAAGCTGTTCGAGCCC ATGTTGGTCCACGTCTGGCCGCACCTCCTGCTCTGCTTTGGAGACGGAAACCAGTATGTCAGAGAG GCTGCAGATGATTGTGCCAAAGCTGTGATGAGGAACTTGAGCGCCCACGGGGTGAAGCTGGTCCTTCCTTCCCTGCTGGTGGCCCTGGAGGAGGAGTCCTGGAGAACTAAAGCAG GCTCCGTGGAGTTGCTTGGTGCCATGGCTTTCTGTGCACCCAAGCAGCTGTCCTCCTGCCTGCCCAGCATCGTGCCCAAGCTGACCGAGGTGCTGACCGACTCCCATGTGAAGGTGCAGAAGGCCGGCCAGCAGGCCCTCCGCCTCATCGGCTCCGTCATCCGCAACCCCGAGATCCTGG CCATCACTCCCATCCTGCTGGACGCGCTCACTGATCCGTCCAGGAGGACTCAGACCTGCCTGCAGACGCTGCTGGACACCAAGTTCGTGCACTTCATCGACGCCCCCTCCCTCGCCCTCATCATGCCCATCGTCCAGAGAGCCTTCCAGGATCGCTCCACTGACACGCGCAAGATGGCCGCTCAGATCATCGGAAACATGTACTCCCTCACTGACCAGAAG GATCTGTCTCCCTACCTGCCGAGTGTTATTCCCGGTCTGAAGGCCTCTCTGCTGGATCCGGTGCCTGAG gTGCGTACAGTCTCAGCCAAAGCTCTGGGAGCCATGGTGAAGGGGATGGGTGAATCCTGCTATGACGACCTGCTGCCGTGGCTGATGGAGACTCTGGCCTCGGAGCAGAGCTCTGTGGATCGCTCTGGAGCTGCACAAG gtcTGGCTGAGGTGATGGCTGGACTGGGAGTGGAGAAGCTGGACAAGCTGATGCCAGATGTGGTGCAAACAGCCAGCAAGATCGACATCGCCTCCCACGTCAGAGACGGATACATCATGATGTTCATCTACCTGCCGCTCACCTTCGGAGACAGGTTCACTCCCTACGTCGGGCCCATCATCCCCTGCATTCTCAAG GCTCTGGCCGATGAGAATGAATACGTGAGGGACACGGCGCTGCGAGCCGGCCAGCGCATCATCAGCATGTACGCTGAGACGGCCATCGCTCTGCTGCTCCCTGAGCTGGAGCAGGGTCTGTTCGACGACCTGTGGAGAATCAG GTTCAGCTCCGTGCAGCTGCTCGGAGATCTGTTGTTCCACATCTCCGGAGTGACGGGGAAGATGACGACAGAGACGGCTTGTGAGGACGACAACTTTGGAACAGCTGCTTCCAACAAA GCCATCATCGGAGCGCTTGGTGGCGAGCGGCGTAACCGGGTCCTGTCTGGGCTCTATATGGGCCGCTCGGACACGCAGCTGGTGGTTCGACAGGCTTCCCTCCACGTGTGGAAGATCGTGGTCTCCAACACCCCGAGGACGCTGCGAGAAATCCTCCCGACCCTCTTCACGCTGCTGCTGGGCTTCTTGGCGTCCACCTGCCCCGACAAGAGAACG ATCGCCGCTCGCACGCTGGGGGACCTGGTGAGGAAACTGGGAGAGAAGATCCTCCCGGAGATTATTCCCATCCTGGAGCAGGGACTGCGCTCCGACAAGAGCGACGAGAGGCAGGGCGTCTGCATCGGCCTCAGCGAGATCATGAAGTCCACCAGCAAGGACGCC GTGCTCGTCTTCTCCGAGTCTCTGGTCCCCACGGTGAGGAAGGCTCTCTGCGACCCTCTGGAGGAGGTCCGAGAGGCTGCAGCCAAAACCTTTGAGCAGCTCCATGCGACCATCGGCCACCAGGCGCTGGACGACATCCTGCCCACCCTGCTGAAGCAGCTG GACGACGAGGACACCGCTGAGTTCGCTCTGGACGGCCTGAAGCAGGTCATGGCGGTGAAGAGTCGCTCCGTGCTGCCGTACCTGGTTCCCAAG CTGACTGCCCCCCCCGTGAACACACGTGTGCTCGCCTTCCTGTCGGCTGTGGCCGGAGACGCTCTCACACGCCACCTCGGGGTCATCCTGCCTGcactgctctcctctctcaaaGGGAAGCTGGGAACAGAAGATGAAGCTCAG GAGTTGTGCAGCTGTCAAACGGTGATCCTGTCGGTGGAGGATGATTTGGGCCAGCGGATCATCATCGACGACCTGCTGGAGTCCACGCGCGGCGCCGACCCCGGCATCAGACAGGCCGCCGTCACCGTCCTCAACGCCTACTTCGCCCGTACCCGCCTGGACTACAGTGCGCACACTCGCAATCTGCTGTCAGGCCTCATCCGCCTGCTCAACGACACCAACCCCGACATCCTGGCTCAGAGCTGGGACACCATCAACTCCATCACTAAG AGGCTGGATGCGAGCAGCCAGCTGGCCATGATCGATGACCTGCATCGAGACATCAAATCAGTCGCTGCAGACGTTAAGGGGCAGCACCTGCCTGGTTTCTGTCTGCCCAAGAAG GGTGTGACCTGCATCCTGCCCATCCTGAGAGAAGGCGTCCTCACCGGGACGCCTGAGCAGAAAGAAGAGGCAGCCAAAGCTTTAGGAGGCATCATCAAACTGACGTCGCCGGAGGCGCTGCGGCCCTCTGTCATCAACATCACAGGCCCGCTCATTCGTATCTTAGGAGACCGCTTTGCCTGGACGGTGAAGACGGCTCTGCTGGAGACGCTCACGCTGCTGCTGGCAAAG GTGGGCATTGCCCTGAAGCCCTTCCTGCCTCAGCTGCAGACCACCTTCCTGAAGGCCCTGCAGGACTCGAGCCGTGCCGTGAGGCTGAAGGCGGCTGAGGCTCTGGGCCAGCTGGTCTCCATCCACACCAAGGTGGACCCGCTGTTCACTGAGCAGCTCTCTGCCATCCGCAACGCTGAGGACGCAGGAGTCAG GGAGACGATGCTCCAAGCCTTGAGGTTTGTCATCCAGGGGGCCGGGTCGAAGGTGGACGCAGCAATCCGCAagaacatcaccacaacattaCTCGGCATGCTGGGACACGATGAG gACGCGACCCGTATGGCGTCGGCCGGCTGCGTTGGTGAGCTGTGTGCCTTTATGTcggaggaggagctgaagagtGTGTTACATCAGCACATCTTGG ccGACGTGTCCGGCGTGGACTGGATGGTGCGTCACGGTCGCAGCCTCGCCATGGCCATCGCTGTCAAGTGTGCGCCTGAGACGCTGTGTGGGGACGAATACTGTGACTCTGTGACGGAGACGATTCTGACCAACGCCACCGCTGACAGG ATTCCCATCGCCACCAGTGGGATCAGAGCGATGGGATACCTGATGAGGCATCAACTGAGAACCGAGGGAGGCAGCAGTGTTCCCCAGCGCTTCATCACGCAGCTGGTGAAG TGTCTTCAGAACCAGTCCAGTGACATCAGACTGGTGTCGGAGCGGGTGCTGTGGTGGGTGTTCAAAGAGGCGGCGACGCCCTCCATGGAGGCCAGTCTCATCAAGCCCCTGCTGAAGAGTCTGCTGGACAACACCAAAGACAAGAACACCAGCGTGAGAGCTCAGAGCGAGCACACCATCATCAACCTGCTCCGACTCCGACAGGGAGAGGAAACCATGCAG AGTGTTTCTGCCATCCTGGACTCTGCGAGTAACGACCTGCTGTCCGAGTGTCACCGCCGGTCCTTGAAGAAAATCGCCTGCCAGCCCGACTCCAATGAAGAGATAGACGACACCATCCTCACGTGA
- the rab35b gene encoding ras-related protein Rab-35b isoform X1, protein MARDYDYLFKLLIIGDSGVGKSSLLLRFADNTFSGSYITTIGVDFKIRTVEINGEKVKLQIWDTAGQERFRTITSTYYRGTHGVIVVYDVTSAESFVNVKRWLHEINQNCDDVCRILVGNKNDDPNSKVVETTDAQKFAEQMGINLFETSAKENINVEEMFNCITELVLRAKKEVLAKQQQQQQNDVVKLTRNSKRKKKCC, encoded by the exons ATGGCCAGGGACTACGACTACCTCTTCAAGCTGCTCATCATCGGGGACAGCG GAGTGGGGAAGAGCAGTCTCCTCCTGCGATTTGCAGACAACACGTTTTCAG GTAGCTATATCACCACGATCGGAGTGGACTTTAAGATCCGGACGGTGGAGATCAATGGGGAGAAGGTGAAGCTACAGATCTGGGATACAGCAGGGCAGGAGCGCTTCCGCACCATCACCTCCAC GTACTACCGGGGAACGCATGGCGTCATAGTGGTGTATGACGTCACGAGTGCAGAGTCCTTCGTCAACGTCAAACGATGGCTACATGAAATCAACCAGAACTGTGATGACGTGTGCCGAATATTAG TGGGAAACAAAAACGACGACCCTAACTCCAAGGTGGTCGAGACGACTGACGCGCAGAAGTTTGCAGAGCAGATGGGAATCAACCTGTTTGAGACGAGTGCAAAAGAGAACATCAACGTTGAAGAG ATGTTCAACTGCATCACAGAGCTCGTGCTCAGAGCCAAGAAGGAGGTTCTGgccaagcagcagcagcagcaacagaacgACGTCGTCAAACTCACCCGGAACAGTAAACGAAAGAAAAAGTGCTGCTAG
- the rab35b gene encoding ras-related protein Rab-35b isoform X2 yields the protein MSGRISLSDLHGVGKSSLLLRFADNTFSGSYITTIGVDFKIRTVEINGEKVKLQIWDTAGQERFRTITSTYYRGTHGVIVVYDVTSAESFVNVKRWLHEINQNCDDVCRILVGNKNDDPNSKVVETTDAQKFAEQMGINLFETSAKENINVEEMFNCITELVLRAKKEVLAKQQQQQQNDVVKLTRNSKRKKKCC from the exons ATGTCAGGCCGGATATCGCTTTCAGATCTTCACG GAGTGGGGAAGAGCAGTCTCCTCCTGCGATTTGCAGACAACACGTTTTCAG GTAGCTATATCACCACGATCGGAGTGGACTTTAAGATCCGGACGGTGGAGATCAATGGGGAGAAGGTGAAGCTACAGATCTGGGATACAGCAGGGCAGGAGCGCTTCCGCACCATCACCTCCAC GTACTACCGGGGAACGCATGGCGTCATAGTGGTGTATGACGTCACGAGTGCAGAGTCCTTCGTCAACGTCAAACGATGGCTACATGAAATCAACCAGAACTGTGATGACGTGTGCCGAATATTAG TGGGAAACAAAAACGACGACCCTAACTCCAAGGTGGTCGAGACGACTGACGCGCAGAAGTTTGCAGAGCAGATGGGAATCAACCTGTTTGAGACGAGTGCAAAAGAGAACATCAACGTTGAAGAG ATGTTCAACTGCATCACAGAGCTCGTGCTCAGAGCCAAGAAGGAGGTTCTGgccaagcagcagcagcagcaacagaacgACGTCGTCAAACTCACCCGGAACAGTAAACGAAAGAAAAAGTGCTGCTAG